A section of the Leptotrichia buccalis C-1013-b genome encodes:
- the tatC gene encoding twin-arginine translocase subunit TatC: protein MAKIDEQTLVEHLSEFRKRLIITIIFFIAAFLVSLLFCSDIYKLLTASFKQKLTVLGPNDILSIYLMLAGICAFSLTLPFTSYQLWAFIRPALKEKEAKAILSYVPATFILFITGLSFGFFIVTPALLNVLLSFGNDLFNIQLTANNYLTFVLHTSLPLAVIFELPVIVAFLTSLHILTPQYLIKNRRYGYFILLVVAVVLTPADFISDLTMAAPLILLYEVSISVCKYVYKRRRDD, encoded by the coding sequence ATGGCTAAAATTGACGAACAGACGCTTGTAGAACATTTGAGCGAATTTAGGAAAAGACTCATTATTACAATTATATTTTTTATTGCGGCTTTTTTAGTAAGTTTGCTATTTTGCTCCGATATTTACAAATTACTGACAGCTTCATTTAAGCAGAAGCTCACAGTTCTTGGGCCTAATGATATTTTGAGCATTTATTTAATGCTGGCTGGGATATGTGCTTTTAGTTTGACATTGCCTTTTACAAGTTATCAGCTATGGGCTTTTATTCGGCCTGCTCTTAAGGAAAAGGAAGCTAAGGCAATTTTATCTTATGTGCCTGCAACTTTTATATTATTTATTACAGGGTTGTCTTTTGGATTTTTTATAGTAACACCTGCTTTGCTAAATGTTTTATTATCTTTTGGCAATGATTTGTTTAATATTCAACTTACAGCAAATAATTATTTAACATTTGTATTACATACATCATTACCGCTTGCTGTAATATTTGAATTGCCCGTTATTGTGGCATTTCTAACATCGCTGCATATCTTGACACCGCAATATTTGATAAAAAACAGGCGATATGGCTATTTTATTTTACTGGTAGTCGCAGTCGTTTTGACGCCAGCTGATTTTATAAGTGATTTAACGATGGCGGCACCATTGATTTTACTTTATGAAGTGAGTATTTCTGTTTGTAAATATGTCTATAAAAGAAGGAGGGATGATTAA
- a CDS encoding twin-arginine translocase TatA/TatE family subunit — MGIFRDIGAPGLIVLILGALLIFGPKRLPELGEAIGKMIREFKKSVSGIELENDNTKNVEEKKEDK, encoded by the coding sequence ATGGGAATTTTTAGAGATATAGGAGCACCAGGACTAATAGTTCTTATACTTGGGGCATTACTTATTTTCGGACCAAAAAGACTGCCTGAACTGGGAGAAGCTATAGGAAAAATGATTCGGGAATTTAAAAAATCAGTTTCTGGAATTGAATTAGAAAACGATAATACCAAGAATGTTGAGGAGAAAAAAGAAGATAAATAA